Proteins from one Gimesia maris genomic window:
- a CDS encoding serine O-acetyltransferase, giving the protein MKFWEDLQAKSEWCYGSITYRSLLKTCLTDGTMAMLWYRLMQWSDTWKLFPLSMIFNKCNAIFCQCIIGRGASFGRRFVIIHSQGIVINGSVKAGDDIKIEHQVTIGAERNTSPELGSDIFIGAGAKIIGGIHVGSHSKVGANAVVVKNVDSHTTVGGIPARVIKTHNESQPIKQIEVNQAELPYKQFQKGSST; this is encoded by the coding sequence ATGAAGTTCTGGGAAGACCTGCAAGCGAAATCAGAATGGTGCTACGGGAGCATCACCTACCGCAGCCTGCTGAAGACCTGCCTGACAGACGGCACGATGGCAATGCTGTGGTATCGACTGATGCAATGGTCTGATACCTGGAAACTGTTTCCGCTTTCCATGATTTTCAATAAGTGTAATGCCATTTTCTGCCAGTGTATCATTGGACGGGGCGCCAGTTTTGGCAGACGGTTTGTGATCATCCACAGCCAGGGGATAGTAATCAACGGTTCTGTCAAAGCCGGTGACGACATCAAAATCGAACATCAGGTGACGATCGGTGCAGAACGCAACACTTCCCCCGAGCTCGGTTCGGATATTTTCATTGGCGCCGGTGCTAAAATCATTGGCGGAATCCACGTAGGATCACATTCCAAAGTCGGTGCCAATGCGGTGGTCGTTAAGAACGTTGATTCACACACAACCGTCGGCGGGATTCCGGCGCGAGTGATCAAAACTCATAATGAAAGTCAGCCGATAAAACAGATTGAAGTGAACCAGGCTGAATTACCCTATAAACAGTTCCAGAAAGGATCATCCACATGA